The following are from one region of the Chloracidobacterium sp. genome:
- a CDS encoding TAT-variant-translocated molybdopterin oxidoreductase, with translation MPSHESKQNFASIRDKILSASTGKEYWRSVEEYADTPEFAEFVKGEFPLHAEDWNDGLSRRNFVKVMGASLALAGLSGCVIQPPEKIVPYVRPNDDMLPGKPLFYATAMTMGGIATGLLARSYEGRPVKLEGNPEHPGSLGATDIYAQAALLDMYDPDRSQEIMYRGSPSSWQNFVNAIRAAIEENRKDGGAGVRFLTPTVTSPTLQAQFKQLTAELPNSKWIQYEPVNRDNALAGAKLAFGSPVHCVYRFDKADRILSLDADIFSGSNVRYMADFAKGRKISEEKKEMNRLYAIETTTTLMGAKADHRLAVKPSQMVEIAKAIAKAIGVAGASSTYTENEAWIAAMARDLTAKRGKSLVIVGDNQPPIVHAIAHAINGALGNVGETVVYTDPIVANPEKTQIEQLRELVADIDASRVKMLVILGGNPVYNTPADLKIDLNRLENKVGLRVHLGQYFDETAEVCHWHVAEKHFLEMWSDARAYDGTASIIQPLIQPLYDGKSVHEIVQLFFRENFDKKDYDIVREYWQAQNISTGQTAAAAANAVGNTNTQTGAATSGAKTFEDNWRKAVHDGIVPNTAAASKTVAVNTGFMAAVDSKPAASGSLEIAVLPDPSIYDGRFVNNGWMQELPNPLTKITWENVALISPATAARLQINRGNDPREISGGERGRAFINTHGSNMGSDTVKLTYQGAELDGVPMWISPGQPDDVITIYMGYGRTRAGKVGTGLGYNAFKIVRSDAMNFGFGEIAKTGNNVQIASTQIHFNMEGRDLLRVWDVHHLDEHLVEGHQENFADKSMYDDTTYQKWYAENHKWGMSIDLNSCVGCNACVLACQSENNIPVVGKEQVEKSREMHWMRIDTYYSGGSINEPEGAHFQPVLCMQCELAPCEVVCPVTATVHNPEGLNDMVYNRCVGTRYCSNNCPYKVRRFNFLLYQDWDTAQYKLMRNPEVSIRSRGVMEKCTYCTQRISAARIEAEKDGRRVRDGEVLTACQSVCPTGAIVFGDMNDPLSKVAKIKKDKRNYNLLNELNTQPRTTYMAEMKNRNKEMPDYKAPVFKKKADDKNKSSGGH, from the coding sequence ATGCCTAGTCACGAAAGCAAACAGAATTTTGCATCGATAAGGGACAAGATACTGTCCGCAAGCACCGGCAAAGAATATTGGCGCAGTGTCGAAGAATACGCTGACACGCCAGAATTTGCCGAGTTTGTGAAAGGCGAGTTTCCTTTGCATGCCGAAGACTGGAATGACGGACTTAGCCGCCGCAACTTTGTTAAGGTGATGGGTGCATCACTTGCACTTGCCGGACTTTCGGGGTGTGTAATTCAACCCCCGGAAAAGATCGTGCCGTATGTTCGTCCGAACGACGATATGCTCCCCGGAAAGCCGTTGTTCTATGCGACCGCAATGACAATGGGGGGTATTGCAACGGGCTTGCTTGCGAGGTCGTACGAAGGCCGGCCGGTAAAACTGGAAGGCAATCCGGAACATCCAGGAAGCCTCGGCGCGACCGATATCTATGCTCAAGCTGCGTTGCTGGATATGTACGACCCGGATCGGTCGCAAGAGATAATGTATCGCGGCAGCCCAAGCTCGTGGCAGAATTTTGTGAATGCGATCAGGGCAGCGATCGAAGAGAACCGAAAGGACGGAGGAGCGGGCGTTCGCTTCTTGACGCCAACGGTCACGTCGCCGACACTTCAGGCCCAATTCAAACAGCTGACAGCGGAACTCCCGAACTCCAAATGGATCCAATACGAACCGGTCAATCGAGATAACGCCCTGGCGGGAGCAAAACTTGCCTTCGGTTCGCCGGTACACTGTGTGTATCGATTTGATAAGGCTGATCGGATCCTTTCTCTCGATGCCGATATTTTTTCGGGCTCAAATGTCCGTTACATGGCGGATTTTGCGAAGGGGCGGAAAATTTCCGAAGAAAAGAAGGAAATGAATCGCCTCTATGCGATCGAAACGACCACAACCCTGATGGGTGCAAAAGCAGACCACAGGCTGGCGGTAAAGCCGAGCCAAATGGTTGAGATCGCGAAAGCTATCGCGAAGGCGATCGGGGTTGCCGGCGCCTCGTCTACCTACACTGAAAATGAAGCCTGGATCGCGGCGATGGCTAGAGATTTGACTGCGAAGCGCGGTAAATCATTAGTTATCGTCGGCGATAATCAGCCGCCGATAGTTCACGCCATAGCTCACGCGATCAACGGCGCTCTCGGAAATGTAGGGGAGACGGTTGTTTATACCGATCCAATCGTCGCCAATCCAGAAAAGACACAGATCGAGCAGCTTCGCGAACTTGTTGCGGATATTGATGCGAGCCGGGTAAAAATGCTCGTCATTCTTGGCGGCAATCCGGTTTACAACACGCCGGCTGACTTAAAGATCGATCTGAACCGCCTCGAGAACAAGGTTGGGTTGCGCGTTCATTTGGGCCAGTACTTTGATGAGACGGCAGAAGTTTGCCATTGGCATGTCGCTGAGAAGCATTTTTTGGAAATGTGGAGTGACGCAAGGGCCTATGATGGAACAGCGTCGATCATCCAACCGCTGATACAGCCGCTTTATGACGGAAAATCAGTCCATGAGATAGTCCAGCTTTTCTTCCGCGAGAACTTCGACAAAAAGGACTACGATATTGTACGCGAATATTGGCAGGCTCAAAACATTTCAACTGGTCAGACCGCCGCTGCGGCGGCCAACGCAGTCGGAAACACGAATACCCAGACAGGCGCTGCAACTTCGGGTGCAAAGACATTCGAAGACAATTGGCGAAAGGCGGTGCATGACGGCATCGTGCCAAACACTGCCGCTGCGTCGAAGACTGTTGCGGTGAATACGGGATTCATGGCTGCGGTCGATTCGAAGCCTGCCGCATCGGGTTCACTTGAGATTGCCGTTCTTCCTGACCCAAGCATTTATGACGGCCGATTCGTAAACAACGGCTGGATGCAAGAGCTGCCAAACCCATTAACAAAGATCACTTGGGAAAACGTCGCTTTGATCAGCCCTGCAACTGCAGCCCGTTTACAGATAAACCGCGGCAACGATCCGCGCGAGATCTCAGGTGGCGAAAGAGGAAGGGCGTTCATCAATACTCACGGCTCGAACATGGGGTCCGATACCGTGAAACTCACATATCAAGGCGCCGAACTCGATGGCGTACCGATGTGGATCTCTCCTGGCCAGCCCGACGACGTTATAACGATCTATATGGGCTATGGCCGGACAAGGGCGGGCAAGGTCGGAACCGGTCTGGGGTACAACGCGTTCAAGATCGTCCGCTCGGACGCGATGAATTTCGGTTTCGGTGAGATCGCGAAAACTGGGAATAACGTTCAGATAGCCTCGACTCAGATCCATTTCAACATGGAAGGACGTGATCTCTTGCGAGTTTGGGATGTGCATCATCTTGACGAGCACCTTGTAGAGGGTCATCAAGAGAATTTCGCGGACAAGTCGATGTATGACGACACCACATACCAAAAATGGTACGCAGAAAACCACAAATGGGGAATGTCGATCGACTTGAACTCCTGCGTTGGCTGCAATGCGTGTGTCCTCGCCTGCCAGTCAGAGAATAATATTCCGGTTGTCGGAAAGGAACAGGTCGAGAAAAGCCGTGAAATGCATTGGATGCGCATTGACACTTATTACAGTGGCGGAAGCATCAATGAGCCGGAAGGAGCACATTTTCAGCCTGTTCTGTGTATGCAGTGTGAGTTGGCACCCTGCGAGGTTGTTTGTCCGGTAACTGCAACGGTTCATAATCCTGAGGGCCTCAATGACATGGTCTATAACCGCTGTGTCGGTACACGGTATTGTTCTAATAACTGCCCCTATAAGGTTCGCCGATTCAACTTCCTTTTATATCAGGACTGGGATACCGCACAGTACAAGCTGATGCGTAATCCTGAGGTCTCCATTCGCAGTCGCGGTGTCATGGAAAAATGTACATATTGTACCCAACGCATTTCGGCGGCACGGATCGAGGCTGAGAAAGATGGCCGTAGGGTTCGTGACGGGGAAGTTCTCACAGCGTGTCAGTCGGTATGTC